From Anopheles arabiensis isolate DONGOLA chromosome 3, AaraD3, whole genome shotgun sequence, a single genomic window includes:
- the LOC120901128 gene encoding uncharacterized protein LOC120901128, with protein MQEESAVIADFTCAVCDKADSVDSLLQCDFCDKWYHYECAHVDKTVETRAWWCAECEVKTKLASGKKDDEIARLKREMEALKATTEKALALIREKDAEVARLSKSSERTSFSPGESLPCSTAKRISVNEEGDLSQSQIAARQAVRYELPSFNGNPEEWPIFLSNFRRSFGFTEDENILRLQGALRGKALRTVQGRLRHADNLEEILSALEKSYGRPDVLVNTLLEQIRESPPIKSERLDSFIEYGDLVAEICSTIKASGTSDRLYDAALLQELVDRMPAYLRWSWGMHSQELKSVTMSEFGAWIQKATDGAMAVTPPQLKKKTTTRQVHAQHVETHQPQPNRHRECALCNSDTCGTIAVCRVFNRLSVADRWDKVRTLKLCKRCLGKHYGPCSKRDDCGVQGCVAKHHRKLHRVTSEERVEINHHGTRSDGTLLRYVPVKLHGESGPIFTHALLDEGSTVTLMEQELARQLGVSGVLDPLCLQYSAGERRDERDSERVAVQVSSAEENASAFSMADVRTVSRLSLPIQSVDVNELKRKYKHLQAIPAASYEAVSPRLLIGIDHYRLTRPLKTIEGQPGQPTATKTRLGWLIFGKCTDNANDTSIVQPESSYHVCDCQGETSRADRMMAAYFEVEGYGPAKEPLLSKEDQRAMSILQNNTKHVDGRYTTGLLWRSDNVFMPENRQMALSRMECLERKMSRDTSLAEKINEILEDYLEKGYARPIREDELKTFYPRKWYLPVFPVTNPNKPNKVTATKSSGLKR; from the coding sequence ATGCAAGAGGAAAGTGCAGTGATCGCGGACTTTACGTGTGCGGTGTGCGATAAGGCGGATTCGGTAGATTCGTTATTGCAGTGCGATTTTTGCGATAAATGGTACCATTACGAGTGTGCGCACGTGGATAAAACGGTAGAGACGAGGGCATGGTGGTGTGCGGAGTGCGAAGTGAAGACCAAACTAGCGAGCGGCAAGAAAGACGACGAGATAGCGCGCTtgaagagagagatggaggCTCTTAAAGCCACGACGGAGAAAGCGTTAGCTTTGATACGGGAGAAGGATGCGGAAGTAGCTCGGCTCAGTAAGAGCAGCGAGCGAACCTCGTTTTCGCCCGGGGAATCGCTTCCTTGCTCAACGGCTAAACGGATTTCGGTCAACGAAGAAGGTGACCTGAGCCAAAGCCAAATAGCAGCCCGTCAAGCAGTGCGCTATGAACTCCCTTCATTCAATGGGAATCCCGAGGAATGGCCGATATTTCTGTCTAACTTTCGAAGATCGTTTGGGTTTACCGAAGACGAAAATATCCTTCGATTGCAAGGAGCGTTACGGGGAAAAGCACTACGAACGGTGCAAGGCCGTCTCCGGCACGCTGACAATCTGGAGGAAATATTGAGCGCGCTTGAAAAATCATACGGGCGACCGGATGTGTTAGTGAATACGTTGCTCGAACAAATTCGCGAATCACCGCCGATTAAGTCTGAGCGACTCGATAGTTTTATCGAATACGGCGATTTAGTTGCTGAAATATGTTCAACTATAAAGGCAAGCGGAACTTCTGACAGATTGTACGATGCAGCGCTGCTTCAAGAGCTGGTGGACCGTATGCCGGCATATCTGCGCTGGAGCTGGGGCATGCATAGTCAGGAGCTAAAAAGTGTGACGATGAGCGAGTTCGGTGCCTGGATTCAGAAGGCGACGGATGGAGCAATGGCGGTAACTCCTCCgcagctgaagaagaagacgacAACGCGACAAGTGCATGCGCAACACGTGGAGACGCATCAGCCCCAGCCCAATAGGCATCGAGAGTGCGCGTTGTGTAACAGTGATACGTGCGGTACGATCGCGGTGTGTCGGGTGTTTAACCGGTTAAGCGTTGCTGATAGGTGGGACAAGGTGCGCACCTTGAAGTTGTGCAAACGATGTTTGGGCAAGCACTACGGCCCGTGCTCGAAGCGTGACGACTGTGGTGTCCAAGGATGCGTCGCTAAGCATCACCGGAAGTTGCATCGTGTCACCAGCGAGGAACGCGTGGAGATAAATCATCATGGAACGCGCTCCGATGGTACATTGCTGCGTTACGTGCCGGTAAAGCTGCACGGTGAGAGTGGTCCAATTTTCACGCATGCGCTGTTAGACGAGGGGTCGACGGTGACGTTGATGGAGCAGGAGCTCGCCAGGCAACTTGGGGTTAGCGGCGTTCTTGACCCGTTGTGTTTGCAGTACAGTGCGGGAGAGCGACGCGATGAACGTGATTCGGAAAGGGTAGCGGTGCAAGTATCCAGTGCTGAAGAAAATGCATCCGCATTTTCGATGGCCGACGTGCGTACAGTCAGCCGGTTATCGCTCCCTATCCAATCGGTCGATGTGAACGAGTTGAAGCGGAAATATAAGCATTTGCAGGCGATTCCAGCTGCCTCGTATGAGGCTGTTTCTCCTCGTTTACTAATCGGTATCGACCATTACAGATTGACCAGACCTTTGAAAACTATAGAAGGACAGCCAGGACAACCTACAGCTACGAAGACGCGTTTGGGATGGCTCATTTTTGGCAAATGCACGGATAACGCTAACGACACATCCATTGTGCAGCCGGAGTCTAGCTACCACGTATGCGATTGCCAAGGAGAGACCTCACGGGCAGATCGTATGATGGCAGCGTACTTCGAAGTGGAAGGTTATGGTCCTGCGAAGGAGCCTTTGTTGTCGAAGGAGGATCAACGTGCGATGTCGATtctgcaaaacaacacaaaacacgtcGACGGGCGGTACACCACGGGCTTACTCTGGCGGAGCGACAACGTTTTCATGCCGGAAAACCGTCAAATGGCTCTATCTAGGATGGAGTGTCTGGAGCGTAAGATGAGCCGAGATACGAGCCTTGCGGAGAAAATTAACGAGATACTAGAGGACTACTTGGAAAAGGGCTATGCCAGACCGATAAGAGAGGATGAGCTGAAAACCTTCTACCCTAGGAAATGGTATCTTCCAGTGTTTCCAGTGACAAATCCTAACAAGCCTAATAAAGTTACCGCGACGAAATCCAGCGGGCTGAAACGGTAA